The Fusarium musae strain F31 chromosome 10, whole genome shotgun sequence genome window below encodes:
- a CDS encoding hypothetical protein (EggNog:ENOG41): MSTVKKLPVGADFILTHHATSYDYISPVKLDFAGQHVLITGAAHEDGVGYATATAFARAGASGIACCDLHGISDNIISELKSAAKLANREEPLVMGYKVDISSQETQEFNGRLDVLVNNAAHMEPYKPFLESDPDIHWRTWEVNIRGLFNMARAFLPMQLSGYSKFGSSCVMINVSSSGALSVRPGSGSYRSSKLAMLRWTESLQVEYGEQGLLALCVNPGAIKTKITEGAPEAVRNALPHRPDIAGDTIAWLASERRDWLGGRYVSCPWDMEELLAKKDDIVKEDKLKLRMVV, encoded by the exons ATGTCAACCGTAAAGAAATTACCCGTCGGCGCTGACTTCATACTCACCCACCACGCCACATCTTACGACTACATTTCACCTGTAAAATTGGACTTTGCGGGTCAGCATGTCCTGATCACTGGCGCAGCACACGAAGACGGAGTGGGATATGCTACTGCTACAGCTTTCGCGCGCGCAGGAGCATCTGGAATAGCATGTTGCGATCTACACGGTATATCCGATAACATCATCAGCGAGTTAAAATCAGCTGCGAAACTAGCCAATCGCGAAGAGCCACTGGTAATGGGCTACAAAGTTGACATCTCGAGCCAAGAAA CTCAAGAGTTCAACGGGAGACTGGACGTTCTTGTCAACAATGCCGCACATATGGAACCATACAAGCCTTTTCTCGAGTCTGACCCTGACATCCACTGGCGAACATGGGAAGTAAATATTCGAGGCCTCTTCAACATGGCGCGCGCATTCCTCCCCATGCAGCTATCGGGTTATTCCAAATTTGGCAGCTCTTGCGTCATGATCAACGTATCGTCATCAGGAGCTCTGAGTGTCCGCCCTGGTAGCGGAAGTTATCGAAGCTCCAAGCTCGCAATGCTTCGATGGACCGAGTCACTGCAAGTCGAGTACGGAGAACAGGGACTCTTAGCTCTCTGCGTTAACCCTGGGGCAATCAAAACAAAGATCACTGAAGGGGCGCCTGAAGCAGTTAGAAATGCACTTCCCCATCGGCCAGATATAGCTGGTGATACAATTGCTTGGCTAGCTTCTGAGCGCAGGGATTGGCTTGGTGGAAGATATGTGAGTTGCCCGTGGGATATGGAGgagcttcttgccaagaaggatgaCATTGTTAAAGAGgataaacttaagttaagaATGGTTGTTTAA
- a CDS encoding hypothetical protein (EggNog:ENOG41) — protein MSQPTTHVVHGGKQASPDSTWTNFEWEEPKLGKQVHGEVTVARTFGTSGDLTSGFWRTSATSPGANSDGSHNITYSSPLGDETACVIDGSATLTVVSTGVKHKVGPGSIISSPKGLEVYWEIDAPFFKKYWCIWNGTKAAANPPTDLLINHISDSPDWVDYKFTEPKEGDLVAGELYFIRNGGSTGTMLSGVWRSGKGIAASDLTEDGTMTTPYTGVLGDETILLLEGEVEVTETLSGKKHNFRAGDAIGLASGMHITWVSKGPFSKKLWVITRDVVE, from the coding sequence ATGTCTCAACCAACCACTCACGTTGTCCACGGCGGCAAACAAGCCTCCCCTGACAGCACTTGGACTAACTTCGAATGGGAAGAGCCCAAGCTGGGCAAGCAGGTCCACGGCGAGGTCACCGTTGCCCGAACCTTTGGCACTTCTGGCGATCTCACCTCCGGATTCTGGAGAACGAGTGCCACGTCCCCGGGGGCCAACAGCGACGGGTCGCACAACATCACCTATTCCTCCCCCTTGGGTGATGAGACCGCATGCGTTATTGACGGGTCAGCCACCTTGACAGTCGTTTCGACTGGTGTTAAACACAAAGTTGGTCCTGGATCAATCATCAGCTCTCCCAAAGGACTTGAGGTTTACTGGGAGATTGATGCtcctttcttcaagaagtaCTGGTGTATCTGGAATGgcaccaaggctgctgccaacCCGCCCActgatcttctcatcaaccacaTCAGTGACAGTCCGGACTGGGTTGACTACAAGTTCACTGAGCCCAAGGAAGGAGATCTCGTGGCTGGCGAGTTGTACTTCATTCGTAATGGAGGATCAACTGGAACCATGTTGAGTGGAGTCTGGAGATCTGGAAAGGGGATTGCGGCTTCCGATCTGACTGAAGATGGAACTATGACGACACCTTATACTGGAGTGCTTGGTGACGAAACTATTCTTCTGCTTGAGGGTGAAGTTGAAGTCACAGAAACACTCAGTGGAAAGAAGCATAACTTCAGGGCAGGAGATGCAATCGGCTTGGCTTCGGGCATGCATATCACCTGGGTCTCGAAGGGCCCTTTCTCAAAGAAGCTGTGGGTTATCACTCGAGATGTTGTGGAGTAA
- a CDS encoding hypothetical protein (EggNog:ENOG41) — MPIYLSMQRVRFSSPDAYEKFKVLFADTRRHLMTLPGFLHLTWWEHPDDRSWYNECSFWTSRGALYDWHKNTYHKYCKSWAANGAIMEDIITNFELVGTRLIRVCPVCNKAEDKKYNLAEEQAVLKEQCPQCGFHFPMLEETPSSFAVFKDVPGLLMNDKEDKQKEEAKA; from the exons ATGCCTATCTATCTTAGCATGCAACGCGTTCGCTTCTCGAGCCCAGACGCCTATGAAAAGTTCAAG GTGTTATTTGCTGATACCCGCCGCCACCTCATGACCCTTCCTGGTTTCTTGCATCTGACATGGTGGGAGCATCCTGATGATCGAAGCTGGTACAACGAGTGTAGCTTCTGGACCAGCCGAGGGGCTCTCTATGATTGGCACAAAAATACCTATCATAAGTATTGCAAGTCGTGGGCCGCCAACGGCGCAATCATGGAGGATATCATTACGAACTTTGAACTTGTCGGCACTCGTCTTATCCGAGTCTGCCCTGTGTGCAATAAGGCAGAAGACAAGAAGTACAACTTGGCTGAAGAACAGGCTGTGTTGAAGGAACAATGCCCTCAGTGTGGATTCCATTTTCCTATGCTTGAAGAAACGCCTTCTAGCTTTGCTGTTTTCAAGGATGTACCTGGCCTACTAATGAACGATAAAGAGGATAAGCAGAAGGAAGAGGCCAAGGCGTAA